One genomic region from Bufo bufo chromosome 3, aBufBuf1.1, whole genome shotgun sequence encodes:
- the LOC120996637 gene encoding uncharacterized protein LOC120996637, with translation MTLFTKAWESVGFLQTINSVVLGLVAQVNDSATTEEIEFVRKTLESIDRQLAIGKGLMRDSNVTRCEDDIVVVYQQLAAIVRAGKSYKEKEKEVFIQYVYDYKIDRQLNALYNRLLGVSVLADHVTLLQQVIRDHHPRRWEMIAFCQQVNFVLATGLLCLFVHGSLTGRDTQLMMGRWTDKMSALYKRMEDTSRDCAAYFKEQAQEDVEKYLPLHESLTDEEKALAILKMLEKNYDWLRWAVMISRSPVDKAGGVLVKGSYISVRGECGTQVVLSYSENPVSLDKGKINQLIGELEWKIPNPPPDVYANIEADPSYAKRYLAQRMLNKLLEGLSKGVTIHTVPGKLEMSGNFPPASYVLYEYKHRMASGTVCLFG, from the coding sequence ATGACTTTATTCACTAAGGCATGGGAATCGGTAGGATTTCTCCAGACAATTAACTCTGTGGTTCTGGGGCTGGTGGCTCAGGTGAATGACTCTGCAACAACAGAGGAAATCGAGTTTGTCAGGAAGACCTTGGAGTCTATTGACCGGCAGCTGGCAATTGGAAAGGGCttgatgagagactctaatgtcaCCAGGTGTGAGGATGACATCGTAGTTGTGTACCAGCAGCTGGCTGCCATTGTCCGGGCAGGAAAGTCTTACAAAGAGAAAGAGAAGGAGGTGTTCATCCAATATGTGTACGACTACAAGATCGATAGACAGCTGAATGCACTGTACAATCGACTTCTCGGAGTCTCCGTCCTGGCAGACCATGTCACTCTACTACAGCAGGTCATAAGAGACCACCACCCACGCCGCTGGGAGATGATTGCCTTCTGCCAGCAGGTGAACTTTGTATTAGCCACTGGCCTGCTTTGCCTTTTTGTCCATGGATCTCTCACAGGAAGAGACACCCAGCTCATGATGGGCAGATGGACGGACAAAATGTCTGCTCTGTATAAGAGAATGGAGGACACCTCTAGAGATTGTGCTGCATACTTCAAGGAGCAAGCCCAGGAGGATGTTGAGAAGTATTTGCCTCTTCATGAGTCATTAACAGATGAAGAAAAAGCATTGGCCATACTGAAGATGCTGGAGAAAAATTATGACTGGCTACGCTGGGCAGTGATGATCTCTCGTTCACCAGTAGATAAGGCAGGAGGGGTCTTGGTGAAGGGAAGCTACATCTCTGTTCGGGGAGAATGTGGTACTCAGGTGGTGCTGAGTTATAGTGAGAACCCAGTCTCCCTGGACAAGGGAAAGATAAATCAACTCATTGGTGAGCTAGAGTGGAAAATCCCAAACCCGCCTCCAGACGTTTATGCCAACATTGAAGCCGATCCTAGCTACGCCAAGAGATACCTTGCCCAGCGTATGCTCAACAAGTTGTTAGAGGGCCTCAGCAAGGGAGTCACCATACACACTGTGCCAggaaaactagagatgagcgggaATTTCCCACCGGCCTCCTATGTCTTGTATGAGTATAAGCACCGGATGGCATCTGGTACGGTGTGCCTCTTTGGCTGA